Proteins from a single region of Candidatus Binatia bacterium:
- the ispH gene encoding 4-hydroxy-3-methylbut-2-enyl diphosphate reductase, which produces MEIRKASVQGFCFGVAITVKKAEEAIASRGDVTTLGHVVHNPQMVESLQSRGLKNAHSVDEVDAGALFVRAHGLPVEVFDKAKEKKLEIIDATCPMVTKIHVQAEKLKADGYKIVVIGDPNHPEVKGTLSHVPGAWCIQTPADVEKLPRSSRVGVVVQSTWSGEGFTEIVRALSAKYYEVRAVNTICTDTHNRQNEALRLAKDVEVMIVVGGKTSANTKHLADLSESHGARAYHIEGPDELKAQWFNGVEVAGLMSGASTPGWLVDKVQARMEELAASA; this is translated from the coding sequence GTGGAAATACGTAAGGCGTCCGTCCAAGGATTCTGCTTCGGCGTTGCGATCACGGTCAAGAAAGCCGAGGAGGCGATCGCCTCGCGGGGGGACGTGACGACGCTCGGTCACGTCGTGCACAACCCTCAGATGGTCGAGTCCCTACAGTCGCGCGGATTAAAAAACGCGCACAGCGTGGACGAGGTCGACGCGGGCGCGCTTTTCGTGCGGGCCCACGGGCTGCCGGTCGAAGTCTTCGACAAGGCCAAGGAAAAGAAGCTCGAGATCATCGACGCGACCTGCCCGATGGTCACCAAGATTCACGTGCAGGCCGAGAAGCTCAAGGCCGACGGTTACAAGATCGTCGTCATCGGCGACCCCAACCACCCCGAGGTCAAGGGCACGCTCAGTCACGTGCCCGGCGCGTGGTGCATTCAGACTCCGGCCGACGTCGAAAAGCTGCCGCGCTCGAGCCGCGTCGGCGTCGTCGTCCAGTCGACGTGGTCGGGTGAGGGGTTCACCGAAATCGTCCGCGCGCTCTCCGCGAAGTATTACGAAGTGCGCGCCGTGAACACGATCTGTACGGATACGCACAACCGTCAGAACGAGGCGCTGCGGCTCGCGAAGGACGTCGAGGTCATGATCGTCGTCGGGGGCAAGACGTCGGCCAACACCAAGCATCTCGCGGATCTTTCCGAGTCACATGGGGCGCGCGCGTACCACATCGAGGGTCCGGACGAGCTAAAGGCCCAGTGGTTCAACGGCGTCGAGGTGGCGGGGCTAATGTCGGGGGCGTCCACTCCGGGATGGCTCGTCGACAAAGTCCAGGCGCGAATGGAGGAGCTCGCCGCTTCTGCTTAG
- a CDS encoding lysophospholipid acyltransferase family protein, producing MVKWFYDLAKFVVWCGVRVVWRARVRGTENVPPSGPLIVACNHLSYLDPPAMGCLCPRRISYMAKKELFEIPVLGAVIRALGAYAVDRRGSATAAIKRSLEVLRAGGAIGIFPEGTRNRSGDVEPQTGVALLAALGGAPVVPASIRGTDRALRLGRIDVAFGAPLELPAGRKATRDDLAKFTLAIMNAIEALAEKTGGNT from the coding sequence ATGGTTAAGTGGTTCTACGACCTCGCGAAGTTCGTCGTGTGGTGCGGCGTGCGCGTGGTGTGGCGGGCGCGCGTGCGCGGCACCGAGAACGTGCCGCCTTCGGGCCCGCTGATCGTCGCGTGCAACCACCTCTCCTACCTGGATCCGCCGGCGATGGGCTGCCTCTGCCCGCGGAGGATCAGCTACATGGCGAAGAAGGAGCTCTTCGAGATCCCCGTGTTGGGAGCGGTGATCCGGGCGCTCGGCGCATACGCCGTCGATCGCCGGGGCAGCGCCACTGCAGCGATCAAGCGTTCGCTGGAGGTGCTGAGGGCCGGCGGTGCGATCGGGATCTTTCCCGAGGGCACACGAAATCGCAGCGGCGACGTCGAGCCCCAAACCGGCGTCGCGTTGCTGGCTGCGCTGGGCGGCGCCCCCGTGGTTCCGGCCAGCATCCGCGGCACGGACCGGGCGCTGCGCCTCGGGCGGATCGACGTGGCGTTCGGAGCGCCGCTCGAGCTACCGGCTGGGCGGAAAGCAACCCGCGACGATCTGGCGAAGTTCACGCTCGCAATCATGAACGCGATAGAAGCTCTGGCGGAGAAGACCGGTGGAAATACGTAA
- the cmk gene encoding (d)CMP kinase — translation MQVQIAIDGPAASGKTTVARATARRLRVLYLDTGAMYRALAYLALRTGTDVDNGAALARLAATMPIEVQLDEAAPLGFRVFAGGAELDEAALQSNEVTAIVSAVAAHAEVRSAMVEAQRRIAGKGSVVMAGRDIGSVVLPDAAVKIYLTASLPARIARRRQQLEQAGVDVDAHRLGAELEERDRIDSTRAVSPLAPASGAHVIDSSDIDADGVVEEICAIARALSC, via the coding sequence GTGCAGGTGCAGATCGCGATCGACGGCCCAGCCGCGTCGGGGAAGACCACCGTCGCGCGCGCGACCGCACGCCGCTTGCGCGTGCTGTACCTCGACACCGGAGCGATGTACCGCGCGCTGGCCTATCTGGCGCTGCGCACGGGCACCGACGTCGATAACGGCGCGGCGCTGGCGCGTCTGGCCGCAACGATGCCGATCGAGGTGCAGCTCGACGAAGCCGCGCCGCTCGGCTTCCGCGTCTTCGCCGGCGGCGCTGAGCTGGACGAGGCCGCCTTGCAGAGCAACGAGGTGACGGCGATCGTTTCGGCCGTCGCCGCGCACGCCGAGGTGCGTTCCGCAATGGTCGAAGCCCAACGGCGCATCGCCGGGAAAGGCTCCGTCGTGATGGCGGGCCGCGACATCGGCAGCGTCGTCCTGCCCGACGCCGCAGTCAAGATTTATCTCACCGCTTCGCTGCCGGCGCGCATCGCGCGCCGCCGCCAGCAGCTCGAACAGGCCGGCGTGGACGTCGACGCACATCGCCTCGGAGCGGAACTCGAGGAGCGCGATCGCATCGATAGCACGCGCGCCGTGTCGCCGCTGGCGCCCGCGTCCGGCGCGCACGTCATCGACTCGAGCGACATCGATGCCGACGGCGTCGTAGAAGAGATCTGTGCGATCGCCCGCGCTTTGTCATGCTGA